From the Fulvia fulva chromosome 2, complete sequence genome, one window contains:
- a CDS encoding 60S ribosomal subunit assembly/export protein LOC1 produces MPPKSNPGASKGASKRSNKSSSGSGGAPKPKSKSGPKPPPTQHKPKTGIEKKKKPPHLRYSEKELKVPKLNGIIPTGVEKPPNVKKGKNFVDDKESMNAIMALVMAEKEGNIESKMMRARQMEEVREAKKAEAEKRAQSKKESLEGRKEDIKKGNSKKRRRSDGDAKEERKEAAPGTTKLKKKRVSFG; encoded by the coding sequence ATGCCTCCCAAATCGAATCCCGGCGCCTCAAAGGGCGCAAGCAAGCGCTCCAATAAGTCCTCTTCAGGCTCCGGCGGCGCCCCCAAACCCAAGTCGAAGTCCGGCCCCAAACCACCTCCAACACAGCACAAGCCCAAGACCGGCATCgaaaagaaaaagaagccTCCTCACCTCCGCTACTCTGAAAAGGAACTCAAAGTACCCAAACTCAACGGCATCATTCCCACCGGCGTGGAGAAGCCTCCCAATGTCAAGAAAGGCAAGAATTTCGTGGACGACAAGGAATCGATGAATGCAATCATGGCGCTGGTGATGGCAGAGAAAGAGGGCAATATCGAGAGTAAGATGATGAGGGCGCGGCAGATGGAGGAAGTGAGAGAGGCGAAGAAGGCAGAGGCAGAGAAGAGGGCGCAGAGTAAGAAGGAGAGTTTAGAGGGCAGGAAGGAGGACATCAAGAAGGGGAACAGTAAGAAGAGGAGGAGATCGGATGGGGATGCTAAAGAGGAGAGGAAGGAGGCTGCTCCGGGGACGACGAAGCTGAAGAAGAAGAGGGTCAGCTTCGGCTGA